The following is a genomic window from Neodiprion pinetum isolate iyNeoPine1 chromosome 3, iyNeoPine1.2, whole genome shotgun sequence.
ATTTGGTAGTCAGAAAATGCGCGGTGGTTAGCTAGGgctgaataaatattgtacagaCTTTTAATCTAATTGTGATGCGGGCTTTGAGGTTATGttcgataaattattcaattattaattCATTTAACGATAGTAGCTACCACAGCGCACTTCTTATAATGAGTACGATCATATCACGAAAAGTTTCACATCAAACAGATGTTTCATGACAAAATAGAATGGATTctcataaatattattaaatcgGTATTTTGTCTTTTGAGGTTATGTAACTCAATAAGTCTTGTCATTCCATGTACCGTAATTTtgggtacttttttttttttatattactttTATGTCCTTTTGCTGTGTCCTGGCATTGACACACCTCTCCTAGTACTTTTGTCCAGCCAGTTTTCTAGTGTCTCGACTTTTTCACTCAGTAATGTTTTCCTTCGTTTCGCTATCAGCTCAATGAttttaattcgattttttgttaCTATATCTCTACCACTGTTTGTGGGAGTCATGTTCTCGCAGCATCTTGATAATCATTTGCTAACAATTTGGTCCTTGTGTTATCGCTCACAGCATCTCTTGTGGTATAAGTTTCCATATATAACACATGTATAAGTTGCAAATCtcttttttccacaacattcaTACCGTATTTTACTGTTATTCTTTAAAGAATATCCATCTGACACAGCTGCCACTATGCTATATGAACTTGGCTGATATTTTCTGATCTTTAGATATATTTATGCATTAAAAAATCAACCACAATCAATTGCATGTACCATAAAAAATCAGGTTTttcaatgagaaagaaaatatacgACCTGATTattaatgcaattttttttcatgcaaagaCCGAATTGTAGATACAAACTGCTTACCTGATCTTTACTCTTccgttttccatttttcttattcttatcaTCACTGTCATTCATATCATCAGCTTCATTTGAGCTTTCTGAATTACTTTCATCTTTCTGAGATATCTTGTTTACATTCTTTGCAGACCTTTTCTTTGCTCTATCTGCTAGATTCATGTCTTCATCTTCCGAtttagatttttcagaatcagAATCAGTCTCTGTGACAGATTTCTCAACACTTTTTCGGTTTATCTTAGGCTTCGTTTTTCGAGGCGTTACCTTTTTAAGAGTCGCAGccttcttcaacttttttttattctgtggACTGTAATCTTCGTCATCTGAATTGCTATCCAGACTATCTTCCGATCGTGAACTGGTAACTTTCGTAAAtgattttctctttcctgtacgttttttagttttcacgtCGTTCTCCGTAACTTTCTGATTGCTGTCTGACTTTTCTGCTTCAGATGAGCCAACTTCTAGCTCGGAATCATTTGGTTCTGCTGTGACAATTATTGTTtttggtcttggtttagaagctttttcttcatcgtttTCGGAACTGGAGGCTTCTTTGTCACTTGCACATTCAACTGAAAGTTCCAGCCCATCTACTACTTCTGAATCGATACTTTTCTCCTTCACCGGttcattttctgtttttttatcgattttgatATCTTCTTCTTTCATCATATCTTCGTTATTTTTGTCAATTGCCTCAACTGGCTGatcaaaaacaaacaatattaaatataGTTCAACAAGATTTTCTTCCAATTGATACAACCAcgataaataatacaattttgCTATTCAATTTGTTATTAAATTGCAGTAAAACAAATTATGATGAAGACAAAATTGGTAAATGCTAGGTTAAAACGTTTGCACCACTTAAACCCTACCCCACTTTATTCTTCCATAAAAACTAAATGAACGAAATTTTAAatgttatattattacatttttccgAGAATGACCATTATATGTTATTACCTCTGGCAACTTTACGGGAACTTCATCGTCTATGATTGGTTTGATGTGATCATCGGTTTCATCAGTTTCACCATTCTTATGTTCGTCATATACCTTGTTGGTATCTGTATGTTCTTTTGAAGGTGACGTATCACCATTTGTTACCTGAGCAATTGCATCTTTTTTACTGTCAACAGGCTCTGAAGGTTCAACAGACTCACTACGTGGTCGTTTACTTGGAAGGTCGCATTTTTCATCCCCAGAATTATCGTcacgcattcttttcccagtTGTCTGACTTTCGCCGTTATCACTTTTGTCAGAATCCATCATCTTCGGTTAATTCATGCTGCAAGATGAACCCAAAAATGATATAGCATTTGAGTAGTAATTaagttggaaaataattgCAGTGTGTAATTGAACTAAAAATTAGGGGGCAGCGAAAATACACATGTCAGAACTGCAGCCATGCTTATCCCTACGTGTAAGTTGTACGTTTATATGGATGGATAAGTTAGGTATAATAGATACATGTGTGTGAACATAGATACAATACACGCGGTTCAGTTTCATGGAGTACGGGAATAATTATGACAAGTGCTGCACTCCGCTGCGCGTAATTTGATCCACGATGCATGTTGTTAAAACCAGACTGAAGTCGTATTGAAAGGTAATCAACGGCCTTGAAGTCTTGAATGAAAACGCACACTGTTACAAGGtaaataataatgcttaaTGGATGTTTACAGTCATTAACGAAGCCTGACTTGATTGCGAGTAATTATCGAAGTTCTTCATACGGCAGATTGTATAGTAAGTCGTGTAAATTACGGTGAATAAAAGTTTGTAGTATCTTACCAAATTTCACGCCAAATCAGTAGATACAATCGTGATTAAacacggctaatttttttttttggcgcACGATGTTTGCGCGGGTAAAAACTACGCGGTAGAGGACGACGATGAGATGGTCATTGGCCGGTGCGTCCATAGATAACTCAGTACCCAGACTCGGTATCAACGGCTCGTATGCCAAGAAAACCAAGTAAACGCGTGGCGTCAGCTATGAGCGTTATGAAAAACAGATTTGTAAGTATCGAGAGGAGCATTGCGCAGTGAGCTATTGTATCTGCAGTAAACGATTACGCGAACCTGGAATGCTAACGCGATGATACGAAGTCTTCTTATCAATCAAGTGGCAGCTTTTGTTCGAAagtttaaaagtttttaacTTTCAGTACGTTGATTGAAGGTATCTAAAGACCGACAGCCCTATTTATAAGAAATGTTATGTATTTATAAACATTTGCACAAAGCCAGATGAGTATGAAGGTTTTAAATAATTGCCTGatacgaataaatattttaaatgagtgtgaaaaaaaagtcttgTGCGTAGACATAGGTACGAGAGAGAAAGTTTATCGGCACTTGCCGGTAGCTGTTGGAGCCCTTGCTCGCCGAGCAGTTGGCTTGTTGATTGGTTGCTGAAAGATCACTTGACTCGAGCATCATGTactgtatgtatgcatgtatgtatgtatgtatgtatgtatgtatgtatgtatgtgcatACATCCATATCTCGGGCTGTTTACAGAAGAGCAGTTTATTCTTTGTGAGCAATGTAACCACGtggaaaattgttttgaattttttttaa
Proteins encoded in this region:
- the LOC124215139 gene encoding HIRA-interacting protein 3, whose amino-acid sequence is MMDSDKSDNGESQTTGKRMRDDNSGDEKCDLPSKRPRSESVEPSEPVDSKKDAIAQVTNGDTSPSKEHTDTNKVYDEHKNGETDETDDHIKPIIDDEVPVKLPEPVEAIDKNNEDMMKEEDIKIDKKTENEPVKEKSIDSEVVDGLELSVECASDKEASSSENDEEKASKPRPKTIIVTAEPNDSELEVGSSEAEKSDSNQKVTENDVKTKKRTGKRKSFTKVTSSRSEDSLDSNSDDEDYSPQNKKKLKKAATLKKVTPRKTKPKINRKSVEKSVTETDSDSEKSKSEDEDMNLADRAKKRSAKNVNKISQKDESNSESSNEADDMNDSDDKNKKNGKRKSKDQDPNSDKKIKGLKKYIITAGIRVKYQDLWSGCTSNRQRIIRMQKLLQDNGIQGRPTLEKCKKLKIKNAAKKEVAELDKSNIISEGRVTRSRRSEGNKEGTPTPTKHREVRKILKRIQPVCDSDTE